A window of the Cynocephalus volans isolate mCynVol1 chromosome 10, mCynVol1.pri, whole genome shotgun sequence genome harbors these coding sequences:
- the LOC134387637 gene encoding olfactory receptor 7A17-like produces the protein MYLLTMFGNLIIILAIISDPHLHTPMYFFLSNLSFVDICFTSTTIPKMLVNIQTQNKDITYTGCITQMYFFIHFVGLDSFLLTVMAYDRLVAICYPLHYMVIMNPQLCVLLVLVSWIMIVSLFYCTSLGVYLSSAATHNSYSSATASVMYTVVTPMLNPFIYSLRNKDIKRTLKDFLGQILGKSQLSCG, from the exons ATGTACCTGCTCACCATGTTTGGAAACCTGATCATCATCCTGGCCATCATCTCAGACCCCCACCTCCACACCCCAATGTATTTCTTCCTCTCCAACTTGTCCTTTGTGGACATCTGTTTCACCTCCACCACTATCCCAAAGATGCTGGTGAATATACAGACACAGAACAAAGACATAACCTACACAGGCTGCATCACCCAAATGTACTTTTTCATACACTTTGTTGGATTGGACAGCTTCCTGCTGACTGTGATGGCCTACGACCGGTTAGTGGCCATTTGTTACCCCCTGCACTACATGGTCATCATGAACCCCCAGCTCTGTGTGTTGCTGGTTCTGGTGTCCTGGATCATGA TCGTCTCTTTATTTTATTGCACAAGCCTAGGTGTGTACCTTAGTTCTGCTGCTACACACAACTCATACTCAAGTGCAACAGCCTCAGTGATGTACACTGTGGTCACACCCATGctgaaccccttcatctacagtctgaggaataaagacataaaaaggaCACTGAAGGATTTTTTGGGACAGATACTAGGAAAGAGCCAGTTGTCCTGTGGCTAA